A window of the Branchiibius hedensis genome harbors these coding sequences:
- a CDS encoding OsmC family peroxiredoxin yields the protein MPTRTARTDWTGTLEEGSGKVELTSSKLDTFEVSFPKRAADDAGGATSPEELIAAAHSSCYAMQLSALIAEAGGTPQALDVQADVSLGPDPAGGFRLSGIKITVRGEVDGLDADGFAKVAADAKASCPVSKALTGVEITLDAALD from the coding sequence ATGCCCACCCGTACCGCACGCACCGACTGGACCGGAACCCTCGAAGAGGGCTCTGGCAAGGTCGAACTCACCAGCTCCAAGCTCGACACCTTCGAGGTGTCCTTCCCCAAGCGGGCGGCTGACGACGCTGGCGGGGCGACCAGCCCCGAGGAACTCATCGCAGCGGCGCACTCCTCCTGCTACGCGATGCAGTTGTCCGCGCTGATCGCCGAGGCTGGTGGCACTCCGCAGGCTCTCGACGTGCAGGCTGACGTCTCGCTCGGCCCGGACCCGGCCGGCGGTTTCCGACTCAGCGGCATCAAGATCACCGTCCGCGGTGAGGTGGACGGCCTGGACGCCGACGGTTTCGCCAAGGTGGCCGCGGACGCCAAGGCTTCCTGCCCGGTCAGCAAGGCGCTCACCGGTGTCGAGATCACCCTGGACGCCGCGCTCGACTGA
- a CDS encoding MarR family winged helix-turn-helix transcriptional regulator codes for MSTHVDDNVDVDELLCFAMYNASRALTGRYRELLTPLGLTYPQYLVLLVLWNESPLAIGELGQRLYLDSGTLSPLLKRLQSLGLIDRARSQDDERVVLVSLTDSGKEIRQQLADVPETICEATGLSRDALADLRDQVEAVASHVRATAHSTPHPTTL; via the coding sequence GTGAGCACGCACGTGGACGACAACGTCGATGTAGACGAGTTGTTGTGCTTCGCGATGTACAACGCATCGCGTGCGCTCACGGGTCGCTACCGGGAGTTGTTGACGCCGCTCGGTCTCACGTATCCGCAGTACCTCGTGCTCCTGGTGCTGTGGAACGAGTCGCCGTTGGCGATCGGCGAACTCGGCCAGCGGCTCTACCTGGACTCCGGGACCTTGTCGCCACTGCTCAAACGGTTGCAGAGCCTTGGTCTGATCGACCGAGCCCGCAGCCAGGACGACGAACGGGTGGTCCTGGTCAGCCTCACCGACAGTGGCAAGGAGATCCGCCAGCAACTAGCTGACGTCCCCGAAACCATTTGCGAGGCAACTGGTCTCAGCCGCGACGCTCTCGCAGACCTGCGAGACCAGGTCGAGGCAGTGGCCAGCCACGTGCGCGCAACTGCCCATTCCACACCCCACCCCACGACGCTGTAG